The proteins below come from a single Papaver somniferum cultivar HN1 chromosome 11, ASM357369v1, whole genome shotgun sequence genomic window:
- the LOC113322510 gene encoding probable glycosyltransferase At5g20260 isoform X2: MAAFLNSPFLFSTLLFLHSLFLYSSSEHQHYISYSSHSSSFSFDDQNHSLKFGNTQISHSSSPTDGFLSNTSNISNGTSINGSGSSSLVTTISTTNYYTGNHHGRNKKKNLKILEEGLARARAAIIQATRNTNGKEDFKFISKRSIYRNPDAFYQSHIEMEKRFKVWTYKEGELPLVHEGPLNNIYSTEGQFIDEMESGASQFSAQHPEQAHVFFLPFSVARLRRFVFKPEPSLPQERLNLFVTDYIRVISSRYPFWNRSAGADHFMVSCHDWGPNISIGRPELFKNFIRVLCNANTSEGFLPERDVSLPEVKLPFGQLTLPKHGVPPSERSILAFFAGRVHGRIRKVLMKHWKDKDVEVQVYDYLPKSQSYAEKMGQSKFCLCPSGWEVASPRVVESIFAGCIPVIISTSYLLPFSDVLDWSQFSVTIPVQKIPMIKDLLKSISVSEYTKMHRRLKQVQRHFTVNRPSKRFDLIRMVLHSVWLRRLNVGLIS, from the exons ATGGCAGCATTCTTGAATAGTCCCTTCCTGTTCTCAACTCTTCTTTTTCTCCACAGTCTGTTCTTATACTCCTCAAGTGAGCATCAACACTACATCAGTTACTCATCACATTCATCAAGCTTTTCATTTGATGATCAAAATCATAGCCTCAAATTTGGAAACACCCAaatttctcattcttcttctccCACTGATGGCTTTCTCTCAAATACTTCCAATATTAGTAATGGCACTTCCATTAATGGAAGTGGAAGTAGTAGCCTTGTTACTACAATTTCCACAACTAATTATTATACTGGTAATCATCATGGCAGA aataagaagaagaatttgaagatTTTGGAAGAGGGTTTGGCCAGAGCCAGAGCTGCAATTATTCAAGCTACTCGTAACACAAATGGGAAGGAAGACTTCAAATTCATCTCCAAAAGATCAATTTACAGAAACCCTGATGCCTTTTATCA GAGCCACATCGAAATGGAGAAACGGTTCAAGGTATGGACTTACAAGGAAGGAGAGCTACCACTAGTTCATGAAGGACCATTGAACAACATATACTCAACAGAAGGACAGTTTATTGATGAGATGGAGAGTGGGGCAAGCCAATTCTCAGCTCAACATCCTGAACAAGCCCATGTTTTCTTCCTCCCATttagtgtggctcggcttcgtcgATTTGTGTTTAAACCCGAACCATCCTTACCACAGGAACGCCTCAATTTGTTCGTAACTGATTATATACGAGTCATATCGAGTAGGTACCCATTCTGGAATAGATCTGCTGGTGCTGACCATTTCATGGTTTCTTGTCATGATTGG GGACCAAATATATCTATTGGTAGGCCCGAACTCTTCAAAAACTTCATTAGAGTTCTCTGCAATGCCAACACCTCAGAAGGTTTTCTTCCGGAAAGAGATGTATCACTACCTGAAGTAAAACTCCCATTCGGACAGCTAACTCTCCCAAAGCATGGTGTACCTCCATCAGAACGCTCAATCCTTGCCTTCTTCGCTGGTAGGGTACATGGTAGAATAAGAAAAGTACTGATGAAACATTGGAAAGATAAAGATGTGGAAGTTCAAGTTTACGACTACTTACCAAAATCCCAAAGTTATGCTGAAAAGATGGGCCAAAGTAAGTTTTGTCTGTGCCCCAGCGGATGGGAAGTTGCAAGTCCACGAGTTGTGGAATCCATTTTTGCTGGTTGCATTCCAGTTATAATTTCCACCAGTTACCTGCTCCCTTTTAGTGATGTACTTGATTGGAGCCAGTTTTCCGTTACAATACCTGTTCAGAAAATACCTATGATTAAGGATTTGCTGAAAAGTATATCGGTTAGTGAGTATACGAAAATGCACAGGAGACTGAAACAAGTACAGAGACATTTCACAGTGAATCGACCTTCGAAGAGGTTTGATCTGATTCGGATGGTACTCCATTCTGTGTGGCTAAGGAGATTAAATGTTGGGTTGATCTCTTAA
- the LOC113322510 gene encoding probable glycosyltransferase At5g20260 isoform X1 — MAAFLNSPFLFSTLLFLHSLFLYSSSEHQHYISYSSHSSSFSFDDQNHSLKFGNTQISHSSSPTDGFLSNTSNISNGTSINGSGSSSLVTTISTTNYYTGNHHGRDKKQNKKKNLKILEEGLARARAAIIQATRNTNGKEDFKFISKRSIYRNPDAFYQSHIEMEKRFKVWTYKEGELPLVHEGPLNNIYSTEGQFIDEMESGASQFSAQHPEQAHVFFLPFSVARLRRFVFKPEPSLPQERLNLFVTDYIRVISSRYPFWNRSAGADHFMVSCHDWGPNISIGRPELFKNFIRVLCNANTSEGFLPERDVSLPEVKLPFGQLTLPKHGVPPSERSILAFFAGRVHGRIRKVLMKHWKDKDVEVQVYDYLPKSQSYAEKMGQSKFCLCPSGWEVASPRVVESIFAGCIPVIISTSYLLPFSDVLDWSQFSVTIPVQKIPMIKDLLKSISVSEYTKMHRRLKQVQRHFTVNRPSKRFDLIRMVLHSVWLRRLNVGLIS, encoded by the exons ATGGCAGCATTCTTGAATAGTCCCTTCCTGTTCTCAACTCTTCTTTTTCTCCACAGTCTGTTCTTATACTCCTCAAGTGAGCATCAACACTACATCAGTTACTCATCACATTCATCAAGCTTTTCATTTGATGATCAAAATCATAGCCTCAAATTTGGAAACACCCAaatttctcattcttcttctccCACTGATGGCTTTCTCTCAAATACTTCCAATATTAGTAATGGCACTTCCATTAATGGAAGTGGAAGTAGTAGCCTTGTTACTACAATTTCCACAACTAATTATTATACTGGTAATCATCATGGCAGA GATAAGAaacagaataagaagaagaatttgaagatTTTGGAAGAGGGTTTGGCCAGAGCCAGAGCTGCAATTATTCAAGCTACTCGTAACACAAATGGGAAGGAAGACTTCAAATTCATCTCCAAAAGATCAATTTACAGAAACCCTGATGCCTTTTATCA GAGCCACATCGAAATGGAGAAACGGTTCAAGGTATGGACTTACAAGGAAGGAGAGCTACCACTAGTTCATGAAGGACCATTGAACAACATATACTCAACAGAAGGACAGTTTATTGATGAGATGGAGAGTGGGGCAAGCCAATTCTCAGCTCAACATCCTGAACAAGCCCATGTTTTCTTCCTCCCATttagtgtggctcggcttcgtcgATTTGTGTTTAAACCCGAACCATCCTTACCACAGGAACGCCTCAATTTGTTCGTAACTGATTATATACGAGTCATATCGAGTAGGTACCCATTCTGGAATAGATCTGCTGGTGCTGACCATTTCATGGTTTCTTGTCATGATTGG GGACCAAATATATCTATTGGTAGGCCCGAACTCTTCAAAAACTTCATTAGAGTTCTCTGCAATGCCAACACCTCAGAAGGTTTTCTTCCGGAAAGAGATGTATCACTACCTGAAGTAAAACTCCCATTCGGACAGCTAACTCTCCCAAAGCATGGTGTACCTCCATCAGAACGCTCAATCCTTGCCTTCTTCGCTGGTAGGGTACATGGTAGAATAAGAAAAGTACTGATGAAACATTGGAAAGATAAAGATGTGGAAGTTCAAGTTTACGACTACTTACCAAAATCCCAAAGTTATGCTGAAAAGATGGGCCAAAGTAAGTTTTGTCTGTGCCCCAGCGGATGGGAAGTTGCAAGTCCACGAGTTGTGGAATCCATTTTTGCTGGTTGCATTCCAGTTATAATTTCCACCAGTTACCTGCTCCCTTTTAGTGATGTACTTGATTGGAGCCAGTTTTCCGTTACAATACCTGTTCAGAAAATACCTATGATTAAGGATTTGCTGAAAAGTATATCGGTTAGTGAGTATACGAAAATGCACAGGAGACTGAAACAAGTACAGAGACATTTCACAGTGAATCGACCTTCGAAGAGGTTTGATCTGATTCGGATGGTACTCCATTCTGTGTGGCTAAGGAGATTAAATGTTGGGTTGATCTCTTAA